The stretch of DNA CCATGGGTTTATTCCAGGAAACCTTGAACTTCTGGTCCCTTTTGATGACAGGCACCAGATAATGATAATTAGTATTGAAATATTTTTTCATCTCCAGGGCTTTTTTACCCCTACCGTATGCGAAATAATCATCCAGGTCTTTCGCTTTGTAGACACCGAACATAAGCGCCGTATCGAGCATGTTGTCGTAATAGGTGAACTCCCCCAGGGGGAATATATCAACATGCTTTTGGTATCCTAAAAGCCTCTCTTCTTCAAGCCGGTACATTGCCTTAACAAGTTCCTTTTCCTTGAGGCACCCGCTCCAGTAAGCTTCAACATTTTTTTTGAACTCCCTTCCCCTCCCTATCCTGGGAAAACCATAAGCGTAAGTCTTCATATTCCCTCCCCGTTAAGTACATCATCCGGATATTTCATAAATATCGATCTTCTCGTTAAGCCGTCCGACCAACACTTTCGTGTGTTTTTTGAAACCATATTCGCCTTTTATCTCATCTTTTGCGGCCTTACTCAAGATTATGCCGCTTTTGACCTTTTTGGATGCCTCTTCATTCATAAGGAACGTCCTGTTGACCGCGTCACCGTATATATCTTTTGATGAATGTTCGGGATGTCCTATAGTCCCGAGGTATATATCTCCCGTGTTTATGGCTATGACCAACGCGTCCGTATTTGCGCATTTCCTTATATCGATCGACGCTTTTAAAGCCCTTTCGGCGTGACCGTTCCCGGTGAAAAAGCAAAGAAACCCGTCGCCGATATACTTGACCGGAACGCCATCGTATTTCAGGATGGATTCCGTCATATGATAAAAAACGGCATTCGCCCATTCCGCCACCTGTCTGGTACCCATTTTTGTGGACTTTACGGCGAAATCGTTCATGCTGGAAACCAGTACCGAAGCCTTGAACCCTTCCTCTCCCGGCTCATTTACCCCGAGAACATGATCCGTAGAAACTTCCATCATCCTGGCGAATTTGACAAGGGTGTTTATATCCGGATGGTTCTCGTCCCTTTCCCATTTAGAAACAGCCTGAGGACTGACCCTCAAAGCGTTCGCCAGATCAAGCTGCGTCAGTTTTTTCTTTTCCCTTAATCTCTTGATGATCTTTCCTATCTTCATGTTACCTCCAGTGTATATTGGTAAAAAAAAATTACAATAACGCTCCGGTTGATAAAAATCAACCGCCAGAAACAACAAAACCGGCCCTACAGGGCCGGTTCGACGCGCTCAAAAAATACAGAGCGACCTTTTCCCTCACCCCAGGAGGTACTTACCAAAACTGGCAATAGACCGGGCTCGTCCGGATACTCCGGCATTTCCGTTGCTGGTCAGCGTCCCGATTCCCACGGGAACTTCCTTTGCCTGTGCGGTTATGTTTATCATTTCAAATATACCACTTCCGCTAACCCCTATCAACCCTAACAGGATAAGAAGACCCATTTAAAGACGGGTTTGAGAGCAAAACCAGTAACAGCTTTAGCTTCAAGAACAAAAACGGTTTTAATTTCACCTGGACTTCACTTTTCCGTAAGCCCG from Candidatus Omnitrophota bacterium encodes:
- a CDS encoding helix-turn-helix domain-containing protein codes for the protein MKIGKIIKRLREKKKLTQLDLANALRVSPQAVSKWERDENHPDINTLVKFARMMEVSTDHVLGVNEPGEEGFKASVLVSSMNDFAVKSTKMGTRQVAEWANAVFYHMTESILKYDGVPVKYIGDGFLCFFTGNGHAERALKASIDIRKCANTDALVIAINTGDIYLGTIGHPEHSSKDIYGDAVNRTFLMNEEASKKVKSGIILSKAAKDEIKGEYGFKKHTKVLVGRLNEKIDIYEISG